One part of the Sorangiineae bacterium MSr11954 genome encodes these proteins:
- a CDS encoding SDR family NAD(P)-dependent oxidoreductase produces MTSEQMLRDYLKNALLDLHEANQRVRELEGKSQEPIAIVSMACRYPGGVKDAEGLWALLEAGGEGITEFPANRGWDVEGLYDPDAEAVGKSTTRRGGFLHEAAEFDAGFFGISPREALTIDPQQRLLLETSWEALERGEMDPRTLQGTRTGVFVGVMYSDYGARLVPAPAGYEGHVGVGSAPSIASGRIAYTLGLEGPAMTIDTACSSSLVAIHLACRALRQGECTLALAGGVTVMSTPGAFIEFSRQRGLSPDGRCRSFGEGANGVGWSEGAGMLVLERLSEAKRLGHPVLAVIRGSAVNQDGRSQGLTAPNGPSQQRVIAQALEDAGLGAGDVEVVEGHGTGTPLGDPIEAQALLATYGQGRKAEEPLWLGSIKSNLGHTQAAAGVAGVMKMVLSMQHEKLPKTLHAERASTHVDWSSGAVRLLTEAQEWKVRFGRQRRAGISSFGISGTNAHVLIEEAPAKEAVAAAESTAPECIPLLLSGKSEGALREQAERLRAYLQEDKTISLLDIGYSLGTTRAQFGHRTVVFARDREQAVAALGQIARGEPSADAVQGEAKVSGKVAFIYPGQGSQWQAMGKALWEGSEVFRTAMQACERALSPHVDWSLRAVVCGEPGAPAAEAASAAMLERVEVVQPALWAMHVSLTALWRWLGVEAQAVVGHSQGELAAASVSGALSLEEAAKVVAIRSRWVGQLSKQGAMAAVELGVEELERRLGRHGERLSIAAENSLRTSVVSGEPEAVEQLLEELNAAGRYGKRIRVDYASHSAQVEALREPLQRELGNLARSAKPSIAMKSTVTCRAIEEGELDGGYWYANLRERVRYREVMEQLGEEGYGWLIEVSAHPVLMQATQETAEGWARGAATTGTLRKEHGGVETLMRAASELWTQGLAVAWEKLLNGGRRVALPTYAFQRERHWLEPAQRVTADVAGAGLHAAAHPLLGAVVALADRGDCVFTTRLARKTHPWLADHAVFDTVLLPGTAFLELALFAANHVGADGIEELTLEAPLALPDDTGIQLQIALGAPDDAGRRALTFHARPEGAAHDAPWVRHATGIVAHVHRVPFDLRAWPPPGAVSLDVQGLYERLADAGLSYGPAFRGLRAVWKRDGDLFAEVRWDGVEMADLGRFGVHPALLDAALHALALFEDGRGDVSLPFSFSGVHAVQRGAASLRVRLSPGQAKESIALFLADGSGEPVASVDAFAVRPATPDKLHPSAQPSSLHAVDWSDWTAAAHAPARPRPAHWACFGPLELAGAPSLEPSSVRLDRYDALPALRDHLQGGRERPDLVVFAAGAVGGDALGAAYASTHAAVSFLQAWVTEERFAPCPLVVLTRRAVATKHDEDVLDLGASPVWGLVRSVQSEHPERTIVLVDVDDDPRSLYVLPSAVASGAPQLAVREGVVRVPALGRSSPRPTTSSEEKLSRDGTVVVTGGTGVLGGLVARHLVVSHGARHLVLLSRQGPSAPGADTLTADLEAAGARVTLAACDVADARSLAQALAAIPDDRPLTAVFHVAGVLDDALLTAVTTERVDRVLRSKIDGAWHLHALTQHRRLEAFVLFSSLAGVLGSPGQGPYAAANTFLDALAQHRAHRGLASQSLAWGMWAEPSNMTGHLGDADRARMMRSGMGMLSTEEALRLLDAALERTEPCLVPARFERAALRKQLSAGVALPPMLRGLLPADAHPRGISRARALAERLRGLSEAERERALVDVVRTEAASVLGMSTPSRIDPNRTLQELGLDSLMALELRNRLSAITGAKLPATLLFDHPTPSAVARRLGSDSSRTASGASSPSSSRSSPSPSNTPAGGYADEPIAIVAMACRFPGDLHTPEDLWRLVASGAPIAATSFPRARGPRTGDGGSEIKAGFLTEAHLFDPAFFGISPREAVAIDPQQRLLLEIAWEALERAGLDPVSLQGSTTGVFVGASYSHYERLAAGAGADPMYASLGSAASVASGRIAYTLGFHGPTLTVDTACSSALVALHLACQSLHRHDCALALAGGVSVFAMPEALAGLNRLEGLASPDGVCRSFSANANGSGWAEGAGMLLLERLSDAQRHGHPVLALVRGSAIRHDGRTQGLMAPNGPAQQRVIEGALACAGLAASDVDAVEAQGSGTSIGDAVEVQALLDTYGEGRAKDRPLWLGSIKSNLGHTQAAGGIAGVIKMVQSMQHGLLPETLHADPPSTAVDWSGGTVRLLTEARPWPALDRPRRAAVSAFGIGGANAHVVLEQPPEPAGEEERTDVSGPLPVLLSARSEAALRAQAARLGAHVAAHPELRLANLAHSLATTRAHFEHRAAIVAGDRAELARALDALAHGRAVAHVAVGVITFDRAAPLDPGAPRDLPALCAAWVTGRAVDWQATIPKTAPVALPTYPFERRRHWLEPLEAPRAQSNEPPGPELDFWDAVERADLRWLTEALDGGGERAALSTALGSIVPALAAWRQQRKDRRMLEDRRLRRTWKRIAPPASSRHQRATLPGGWLLVAPAEVADEDDARTVRALSEAFAAAGARLVRISDGAIDPAAVTARLQPALEGAPAPAAVVSLLALDDDASPDGASPTRGVARTLALIQSLASTSPRAPLWIVTRGALAVGVDDRAVRASQAMFWDLGAALARERPGKWGGLVDVSGARPTWVPEEGARENDASKNNALQNNFRDHHVAANGALENGARLEGGQLEGARLEGGQLEGARLEDALLAALSAGEDRLAWRNGAMFAPRWTAPPSAAPDAPPFAARGTVLITEAKGPLAAHLARWFARKGASHIVLAHARGDAAGARAIEAELGALGVRITVASCEASDRRSLAELAARLDLEGAAVRAVVHGAGSLEDDAARGPSTPSRPALAAVLQKLEGKRPELDALLRTAGMNRPPSRANGALAQLAETVGRRVLEARALDETFGGGSLDAFVLLSRADGSARECFDALATKRRLAQAPATSLALGTLTPDLAVVALERALDDGETTLVVMGPDGARPAGSQGDDSHEERSTHP; encoded by the coding sequence ATGACATCCGAGCAGATGCTGCGAGACTACCTCAAGAACGCCCTCCTCGATCTCCATGAGGCGAACCAACGCGTCCGCGAGCTCGAAGGAAAGAGCCAAGAACCGATCGCGATTGTATCGATGGCGTGCCGTTATCCCGGTGGGGTGAAGGATGCGGAGGGATTGTGGGCGCTGTTGGAGGCTGGTGGCGAGGGGATCACGGAGTTCCCCGCGAATCGGGGCTGGGACGTGGAGGGGCTCTACGATCCGGACGCGGAGGCGGTAGGGAAGAGCACGACGCGGAGGGGCGGGTTTCTGCACGAGGCGGCGGAGTTCGACGCGGGGTTCTTTGGAATTAGCCCGCGGGAGGCGTTGACGATCGATCCGCAGCAGCGGCTCTTGTTGGAGACGTCGTGGGAGGCGTTGGAGCGGGGTGAAATGGATCCGCGGACCTTGCAAGGGACGCGGACGGGTGTGTTCGTGGGGGTGATGTACAGCGATTACGGGGCGCGTCTGGTCCCTGCGCCGGCGGGTTACGAAGGTCACGTTGGGGTAGGGAGCGCGCCGAGCATCGCATCGGGGCGCATCGCGTACACGCTGGGTTTGGAGGGGCCCGCGATGACGATCGACACGGCGTGCAGCTCGTCGTTGGTGGCGATTCACCTGGCGTGTCGGGCGTTGCGGCAAGGGGAGTGCACGTTGGCGCTGGCGGGTGGAGTGACCGTGATGTCGACGCCGGGGGCGTTCATCGAGTTCAGTCGTCAGCGTGGATTGTCGCCGGACGGGCGATGCCGTTCGTTTGGGGAGGGTGCAAACGGAGTGGGTTGGAGCGAAGGGGCGGGGATGCTGGTGCTGGAGCGGTTGTCGGAGGCGAAACGCCTCGGTCATCCGGTGCTGGCGGTGATCCGCGGGAGCGCGGTGAACCAAGACGGGCGAAGCCAGGGGCTGACGGCGCCGAATGGTCCCTCGCAGCAGCGTGTGATTGCGCAGGCGCTGGAGGATGCGGGATTGGGAGCCGGGGACGTGGAGGTGGTGGAGGGTCACGGAACGGGGACGCCGCTTGGGGATCCGATCGAGGCGCAGGCGCTGTTGGCGACGTACGGGCAGGGTCGAAAAGCGGAGGAGCCGCTATGGCTTGGGAGCATCAAGTCGAATCTTGGCCATACGCAGGCGGCGGCGGGGGTTGCTGGTGTGATGAAGATGGTGCTGTCGATGCAGCACGAGAAGCTGCCGAAGACGTTGCACGCGGAGCGGGCGTCGACGCACGTGGATTGGTCGAGCGGTGCGGTGCGGTTGTTGACGGAGGCGCAGGAGTGGAAGGTGCGATTCGGCCGGCAACGGCGCGCGGGGATTTCCTCGTTTGGAATCAGCGGAACGAATGCGCACGTTCTCATCGAAGAAGCCCCGGCGAAGGAGGCGGTAGCCGCCGCAGAATCCACGGCGCCGGAGTGCATACCGTTGCTGTTGTCGGGAAAGAGCGAAGGCGCGCTAAGGGAGCAAGCGGAGCGGCTGCGGGCGTATTTGCAGGAGGATAAAACGATATCGTTGTTGGATATCGGGTATTCGCTAGGAACGACCCGCGCGCAATTCGGCCACCGCACGGTGGTGTTTGCGCGGGACCGAGAGCAGGCGGTCGCCGCGCTAGGTCAAATCGCACGCGGAGAGCCAAGCGCGGACGCGGTGCAGGGCGAGGCGAAGGTTTCGGGGAAGGTGGCGTTCATCTACCCGGGGCAAGGGTCGCAGTGGCAAGCGATGGGCAAGGCGCTGTGGGAGGGGTCGGAGGTGTTTCGCACGGCGATGCAAGCGTGTGAGCGGGCGCTGTCGCCGCACGTGGACTGGTCGCTGCGTGCAGTGGTGTGCGGGGAGCCGGGTGCGCCCGCAGCCGAGGCCGCGTCCGCGGCGATGCTGGAGCGCGTGGAGGTTGTGCAGCCCGCGCTGTGGGCGATGCATGTATCGCTGACGGCACTATGGCGGTGGCTGGGTGTGGAGGCGCAGGCGGTGGTGGGTCACAGCCAGGGGGAGCTTGCAGCGGCGAGCGTCTCGGGTGCGCTGAGCCTGGAGGAAGCGGCGAAGGTGGTGGCGATTCGAAGCCGTTGGGTGGGACAGCTGTCGAAGCAGGGTGCGATGGCGGCGGTGGAGCTGGGGGTGGAGGAGCTGGAACGAAGGCTGGGTCGCCACGGAGAACGCCTGAGCATCGCAGCGGAGAACAGCTTGCGCACGAGCGTGGTGAGCGGGGAGCCGGAGGCGGTGGAGCAGCTGTTGGAGGAGCTGAACGCAGCGGGTCGCTACGGCAAACGGATCCGGGTGGACTACGCCTCGCACAGTGCGCAAGTGGAGGCGCTGCGCGAGCCGCTGCAGAGAGAGCTGGGGAACCTAGCCCGGTCGGCGAAGCCAAGCATCGCGATGAAGTCGACGGTGACGTGCCGTGCGATCGAAGAAGGGGAGCTGGACGGAGGGTACTGGTACGCCAACCTTCGGGAGCGGGTTCGGTATCGGGAGGTGATGGAGCAACTTGGTGAGGAGGGATACGGGTGGCTGATCGAGGTGAGCGCGCACCCCGTGCTGATGCAAGCGACGCAGGAGACGGCGGAAGGCTGGGCGCGCGGTGCAGCGACCACCGGAACGCTAAGAAAAGAGCACGGAGGAGTGGAGACGCTGATGCGCGCAGCCTCGGAGCTGTGGACGCAAGGCCTGGCGGTGGCATGGGAAAAGCTACTGAACGGAGGACGCCGCGTGGCGCTGCCGACGTACGCCTTCCAACGCGAACGCCACTGGTTGGAGCCGGCCCAACGCGTCACCGCCGACGTGGCCGGCGCGGGCCTTCACGCCGCCGCACATCCACTCCTCGGTGCGGTGGTGGCCCTGGCCGACCGCGGCGATTGCGTCTTTACCACCCGCCTCGCGCGGAAGACCCACCCATGGCTCGCCGATCACGCCGTGTTCGACACCGTCTTGCTCCCCGGCACCGCCTTCCTCGAACTTGCCCTCTTCGCGGCAAACCACGTGGGAGCGGACGGCATCGAGGAGCTCACCTTGGAAGCGCCCCTCGCGCTCCCGGACGACACCGGCATCCAGCTTCAAATCGCGCTCGGCGCCCCCGATGACGCGGGCCGACGCGCCCTGACCTTCCACGCGCGACCCGAAGGCGCGGCGCACGATGCGCCTTGGGTGCGTCACGCGACCGGGATCGTCGCCCACGTCCACCGGGTGCCCTTCGACCTCCGCGCATGGCCTCCGCCCGGCGCCGTCTCGCTCGATGTGCAGGGCCTCTACGAGCGCCTCGCCGATGCGGGCCTCTCCTACGGCCCGGCCTTTCGAGGCCTTCGCGCGGTGTGGAAGCGCGACGGCGATCTCTTCGCCGAGGTTCGATGGGACGGCGTGGAGATGGCCGACCTTGGCCGCTTCGGCGTGCATCCGGCCCTGCTCGATGCAGCGTTGCACGCGCTTGCGCTCTTCGAGGACGGCCGCGGCGATGTGAGCCTCCCTTTCTCGTTCTCGGGCGTGCACGCCGTCCAGCGCGGCGCCGCGTCGTTGCGGGTGCGCCTCTCGCCCGGCCAGGCGAAGGAGAGCATCGCGCTCTTTCTCGCCGATGGATCGGGGGAGCCCGTCGCATCGGTCGATGCCTTCGCCGTTCGGCCGGCAACCCCCGACAAGCTTCACCCCTCGGCGCAGCCATCGTCCTTGCACGCCGTCGATTGGAGCGATTGGACGGCCGCGGCCCATGCTCCCGCGCGCCCTCGGCCCGCGCATTGGGCGTGCTTCGGCCCCCTGGAGCTCGCGGGCGCGCCATCGCTCGAGCCCAGCTCCGTTCGCCTGGATCGCTACGACGCCCTCCCCGCGCTCCGGGACCACCTGCAGGGCGGGCGAGAGCGACCGGACCTCGTCGTCTTCGCCGCGGGCGCGGTCGGCGGTGACGCGCTGGGGGCGGCGTACGCCTCGACCCACGCCGCTGTCTCCTTTCTCCAAGCGTGGGTTACGGAGGAGCGATTTGCGCCGTGCCCGCTGGTCGTCCTCACACGCCGCGCCGTAGCCACCAAGCACGATGAGGACGTGCTCGATCTCGGCGCATCCCCCGTCTGGGGGCTCGTGCGCTCCGTTCAATCCGAGCACCCGGAGCGGACGATCGTTCTCGTGGACGTCGACGACGATCCGCGTTCGCTCTACGTCCTGCCGAGCGCGGTCGCCTCGGGCGCGCCGCAACTTGCGGTGCGCGAAGGTGTGGTGCGGGTCCCCGCGCTCGGCCGTTCGTCCCCACGCCCGACGACTTCGTCCGAGGAGAAGCTCTCGCGCGATGGCACCGTCGTGGTGACCGGTGGAACGGGCGTCCTCGGAGGTCTCGTCGCGCGGCACCTGGTCGTGAGCCATGGAGCGCGGCACCTCGTGCTCCTCTCGCGGCAGGGCCCCTCGGCGCCGGGCGCCGATACCCTGACGGCCGACCTCGAGGCCGCGGGCGCGCGCGTGACCCTGGCCGCCTGCGACGTGGCCGATGCGCGTTCCCTCGCCCAGGCGCTCGCCGCGATCCCCGATGACCGACCGCTGACCGCGGTCTTCCACGTCGCGGGCGTGCTCGACGATGCGCTCCTCACCGCCGTGACAACCGAGCGTGTCGACCGCGTGCTGCGCTCCAAGATCGACGGCGCCTGGCACTTGCACGCGCTCACCCAGCACCGCCGGCTGGAGGCGTTCGTTCTCTTCTCGTCGTTGGCGGGCGTGCTCGGGAGCCCGGGACAAGGCCCCTACGCCGCGGCCAACACCTTTCTCGATGCCCTCGCGCAACACCGCGCGCATCGAGGCTTGGCCTCGCAATCGCTGGCATGGGGCATGTGGGCGGAGCCGAGCAACATGACCGGCCACCTCGGGGACGCCGACCGCGCGCGGATGATGCGATCGGGCATGGGGATGCTCTCGACCGAAGAGGCGCTGCGGCTCCTCGACGCGGCGCTCGAACGCACCGAGCCGTGCCTGGTGCCCGCGCGATTCGAGAGGGCGGCGCTCCGCAAGCAGCTCTCGGCCGGGGTCGCGCTGCCGCCGATGCTTCGCGGTCTGCTGCCGGCCGACGCGCACCCGCGCGGCATCTCCCGCGCCCGTGCGCTCGCCGAGCGCCTCCGCGGCCTCTCGGAGGCGGAGCGCGAACGCGCGCTCGTGGACGTGGTACGCACCGAGGCGGCTTCCGTCTTGGGGATGTCCACCCCGAGCCGCATCGACCCCAATCGAACGCTCCAGGAGCTGGGGCTGGACTCGCTCATGGCCTTGGAGCTGCGCAATCGCCTCTCGGCCATCACCGGCGCGAAGCTCCCTGCCACCTTGCTCTTCGACCATCCAACGCCATCGGCCGTCGCGCGAAGGCTGGGGTCGGACTCGTCGAGGACCGCGTCCGGCGCGTCGTCGCCGTCCTCGTCGCGTTCATCGCCTTCGCCATCGAACACCCCCGCGGGCGGCTATGCAGACGAACCGATCGCCATCGTGGCCATGGCTTGCCGCTTTCCCGGCGATCTGCACACGCCCGAGGATTTGTGGCGGCTGGTGGCGAGCGGCGCCCCGATCGCTGCCACGTCCTTTCCTCGAGCGCGCGGCCCGCGCACGGGTGACGGAGGCTCCGAGATCAAAGCGGGGTTTCTCACCGAGGCGCACCTCTTCGACCCGGCGTTCTTCGGCATCAGCCCGCGCGAGGCGGTGGCCATCGATCCCCAGCAGCGCCTCCTCTTGGAGATCGCGTGGGAGGCGCTCGAACGCGCAGGGCTCGACCCCGTATCGCTCCAAGGGAGCACCACGGGCGTGTTCGTCGGGGCGTCGTACTCCCACTACGAGCGCCTTGCGGCCGGGGCCGGGGCTGATCCCATGTACGCATCGCTGGGCAGCGCCGCCAGCGTCGCCTCGGGCCGCATCGCCTACACCCTCGGGTTTCATGGCCCGACCTTGACCGTCGATACGGCGTGCTCCTCGGCGCTGGTCGCGTTGCATCTCGCTTGCCAGTCCTTGCACCGGCACGACTGCGCCCTCGCGCTCGCGGGTGGTGTCAGCGTGTTTGCGATGCCCGAGGCCCTCGCCGGGTTGAACCGTCTCGAGGGACTCGCCTCGCCCGACGGCGTGTGCCGCTCGTTCTCGGCGAACGCCAACGGTTCGGGGTGGGCCGAAGGTGCGGGCATGCTGCTGCTCGAGCGGCTCTCGGATGCCCAGCGTCACGGGCACCCCGTCCTCGCGTTGGTTCGTGGCTCGGCGATCCGCCACGACGGCAGGACGCAAGGGTTGATGGCGCCGAATGGCCCCGCGCAGCAGCGGGTCATCGAGGGCGCGCTCGCGTGCGCCGGCCTCGCGGCGAGCGATGTCGATGCCGTCGAGGCCCAGGGAAGCGGAACGAGCATCGGTGATGCCGTCGAGGTGCAGGCGCTGCTCGACACCTACGGCGAAGGTCGCGCGAAGGACCGGCCTCTGTGGCTCGGTAGCATCAAATCCAACCTCGGACACACCCAAGCGGCGGGCGGGATCGCAGGCGTCATCAAGATGGTGCAGTCGATGCAGCATGGGCTGCTGCCCGAGACCCTGCACGCCGATCCTCCATCGACCGCCGTCGATTGGAGCGGCGGCACCGTCCGGCTCCTCACCGAGGCTCGCCCTTGGCCGGCGCTCGATCGACCGCGCCGTGCTGCGGTTTCGGCGTTCGGCATCGGCGGCGCCAATGCGCACGTCGTCCTCGAGCAGCCACCGGAGCCGGCGGGCGAAGAGGAGCGCACGGACGTGAGCGGACCGTTGCCGGTGCTCCTGTCCGCGCGCAGCGAGGCGGCGCTTCGGGCGCAAGCCGCGCGGCTGGGGGCGCACGTGGCGGCGCATCCCGAGCTCCGTCTGGCGAATCTGGCGCACTCCCTCGCGACCACGCGCGCGCACTTCGAGCACCGCGCGGCCATCGTCGCCGGCGATCGCGCCGAGCTCGCCCGTGCGCTCGATGCGCTCGCGCACGGGCGCGCCGTCGCCCACGTCGCGGTGGGGGTCATCACGTTCGATCGAGCTGCGCCTCTCGACCCAGGCGCCCCCCGCGATCTGCCGGCGCTGTGCGCGGCGTGGGTCACGGGTCGCGCCGTCGATTGGCAGGCGACCATCCCGAAGACCGCGCCCGTCGCGCTGCCGACGTACCCGTTCGAACGCCGCCGCCATTGGCTCGAGCCGCTGGAGGCGCCGCGCGCACAGTCCAACGAGCCCCCGGGCCCCGAGCTCGATTTTTGGGACGCGGTGGAGCGCGCCGATCTTCGGTGGCTCACCGAGGCATTGGACGGGGGTGGCGAGCGCGCCGCGTTGAGCACGGCGCTGGGCAGCATCGTGCCCGCCCTCGCGGCGTGGCGCCAGCAGCGAAAGGATCGGCGGATGCTCGAGGACCGCCGCCTTCGGCGCACGTGGAAGCGCATCGCACCTCCCGCATCTTCGCGGCACCAACGGGCCACGCTTCCCGGCGGTTGGCTTCTCGTCGCGCCCGCGGAGGTCGCGGACGAAGACGATGCGCGCACGGTGCGGGCTCTGAGCGAGGCATTCGCGGCCGCCGGCGCGCGCCTCGTGCGCATCTCGGATGGCGCCATCGACCCAGCGGCCGTGACCGCGCGGCTGCAACCCGCGCTCGAAGGCGCACCGGCCCCCGCCGCTGTGGTGTCGCTCTTGGCCCTCGATGACGACGCCAGCCCAGACGGTGCCTCCCCGACCCGAGGCGTCGCGCGCACGCTCGCATTGATTCAGTCGCTCGCCAGCACGAGCCCGCGTGCGCCCCTCTGGATCGTCACCCGCGGCGCCCTCGCCGTGGGGGTGGACGATCGCGCGGTGCGAGCGTCGCAGGCCATGTTCTGGGATCTCGGCGCCGCCCTCGCGCGCGAGCGCCCGGGAAAATGGGGAGGTCTCGTCGATGTGTCCGGCGCGCGGCCGACGTGGGTACCCGAGGAGGGGGCGCGCGAGAATGATGCGTCGAAGAATAATGCTTTGCAGAATAATTTTCGGGATCATCATGTTGCGGCGAATGGCGCGCTGGAGAACGGTGCCCGGCTCGAAGGTGGCCAGCTCGAAGGCGCCCGGCTCGAAGGTGGCCAGCTCGAAGGCGCCCGCCTCGAAGACGCCCTGCTCGCCGCCCTGAGCGCCGGCGAAGACCGACTCGCCTGGCGCAACGGCGCGATGTTCGCACCGCGATGGACCGCTCCGCCGAGCGCCGCACCCGATGCACCCCCGTTCGCGGCCCGCGGCACGGTGCTCATCACGGAGGCGAAAGGCCCGCTGGCCGCGCACCTCGCCCGTTGGTTCGCGCGCAAGGGCGCCTCGCACATCGTTCTCGCCCATGCGCGGGGCGACGCCGCGGGCGCGCGCGCCATCGAAGCCGAGCTCGGGGCCCTGGGCGTTCGGATCACCGTCGCCTCGTGCGAAGCCTCGGACCGCCGGTCCCTCGCGGAGCTCGCCGCGCGCCTCGACCTCGAAGGTGCCGCCGTGCGGGCGGTGGTTCACGGCGCGGGCTCGCTCGAAGACGATGCGGCGCGCGGCCCGAGCACGCCCTCCCGCCCCGCGCTCGCCGCCGTCCTCCAAAAGCTCGAAGGGAAGCGACCGGAGCTCGACGCGCTGCTTCGCACGGCGGGGATGAACCGGCCGCCCTCTCGCGCAAACGGGGCTTTGGCGCAGCTCGCCGAGACCGTGGGACGCCGCGTGCTCGAGGCGCGCGCCCTCGATGAAACGTTTGGCGGCGGCTCGCTCGACGCGTTCGTGCTGCTCTCGCGCGCAGACGGATCCGCCCGGGAATGCTTCGATGCGCTGGCGACGAAGCGACGCCTCGCGCAGGCCCCCGCCACCTCGCTCGCCCTCGGCACCCTGACACCGGATCTGGCCGTCGTGGCCCTCGAACGCGCGCTCGACGACGGCGAGACCACCCTCGTCGTCATGGGCCCAGACGGGGCGCGGCCGGCGGGCTCGCAGGGAGATGATTCACATGAAGAAAGGTCGACTCACCCGTGA